The nucleotide window GGGTCGCCGGAGCAGTGCGGACGGGTGGTGTGGTGGCTGGTGGGAGACCAGTCCACTGCGCAGGGGTTGGGTGTGGTCCTGCCGCCTGGTAGGGCCAGCGCTATGGAGAGCAGTGCATAGGCGCAGGGGACCCAAGGCACTGATGTCGCTGGGGAAGGATCTTTGGGTGGAGTTGTGGTGACACTAACTGATTGGCCCAGGCCCTCCCGCCCAGGCCCAGGGAGTGGTCCAGCCAGTTCCCCGTCCGCAGGTGCCCCCCTAGCCCCCTGCACTCACTTGTAGATCCAGCAGTCGCTCATGAGTGCGTACATTTCGGGTGGACACTCAGGGGGACACTCCATCCGCTTGCCCTGCTTGATGAAGTCCAGGACCTCGGGGCCCTTCATCTTCTGCACCAGCCAGGGCGGAGGGCACGGGTAAGTGACCAGGGCCTCTTCGTCCCGACCCTCCCCGCCCGCCACCCCTCcgcccctgcccagcctgccttGTAGGGCTTCTGGCCGTAGGAGAAGGCCTCCCACATGGTGACGCCATAGCTCCAGACGTCGCTGCGGCTGGAGAACTTGCGGAAGTTGATGCACTTAAGCGGCCACTTCCCCGCTGAGCGCGCCTGGCAAGGGGGAGACTGCGCTAGGACAGGGCTCGGGGACCCTCAGCCAGCCCACCCACCTGGGATCATGGGGCAGGGGCTCACGGTGTAGTAGCTGTCATCCGCCCCCAGGGCCTTGGAGAGGCCGAAGTCGCTGATCTTGGCATAGTGCCGGTTGACCAGCAGCACGTTGCGCGCCGCCAGGTCGAGGTGCACGAAGTTCTTCTCTTCCAGATACTTCATCCCCatggacacctggtgcagcagctCTGCCACGTTGCTGATGGGAACCTCCTCCCTGGGGTGTAGGGCAAAGCAAGTCAGCTGGGAGGGGACAGACCAAGTTCCCAGGAGGCAGAGCCCACCTCTGACCCAGCTGAGTGGGGGCTGGAGTACCCTGTGTTCAACAGGCACtgattgagcacctgctgtgtgccaggcatgggctggggacacagctggcAGGAAAACAGACAAAACCCTCTGCCATTCTGGAAGCTATAAGTATCATCCATATGTGACAACCCTCCAGCCTAGGCCATGTGCCCATGGGGGCATCTCATGGGCATCTCAAAGATAATACAGCCAAAGCCGAGCTCCTGGTGTTTGGGCGCACACAGGCAGGGCCTCCCCACCCATCTTCCCTGCACCTCTGTCCTGTTTctgcccccagctcctcctcctccacatccaCCTGTCTTCAGAGTCTCTCCAGAATCTCCCacttctctctgcctctgcttctgCCCCCTGACCCAGGCCCCAGCATCACTCACCTGGGGAAACAGCCAGGTCTCAGGGCTCCCTCCTTGCTGTCTCCCAAGGCTTGACCTCCCTGCATCTCAGGCCCCGGTGTCCCTCAGCTCACAGCCTCCCAGGGCACCCACCAGGTCCAAGAACTCCTCACAGCCCACATGGTTCTACCCACCACTGCTGAGCCCACATCAGCTCCCTCCTGACTGATCCTCCACCACACCAGGCTCAGCTCACCTCAGGTCCTTTGCACAGGTTGTGCTTTCTGTCTGGAATGCTCTTCTGCAGATCTGTGCTTGGCAACCACCCTCAGTTTACTCAAAACTCATATTCCACCCAGACACCCAACCCTCTTGACCTGCTCAGCTCCTTGCTCCTGCAGAATCAATCTTCTAACATGCTCAGTATTTTCTCCTGATTATTATTCATTGCTCTCTTCTCCAACCAGAATACAGGGCAGGGGGCTTTACTGCTTCTATTACTGATGACCCCAAGTGCTTATAATAGTTCTTGTCACCAAAACCTGTCCAACAAACACTTGTTCAATGACCAAATGTGTGCCTGGGGACACAGGGTGAAGGCATGTATGCTCATGAGAAGGGATTAGCAAAAATGTTCCCGGTGGGCCTGCCCATGTGGGTCTGTGGCCGTGAGTGTGGGCATGACGATCACAAATGAAATGACAGAAGTTTTCAGTAGAGGACCAGATAGCAAATAGTTTAGCTTTTTGTCAGCTGCATATGGTCCCTGTCACATAcactttgttttttatatatttttttaatattatattttttcaattgtagttgaacacaatatctttattttatttatgtggtactaaggatcgaactcaaggcttgcacatgctaagtgagcgctctactactgagccccagccccagccctgttttttatattctttaaaaatataaaactgcagggtacggtggcgcacgcctataatcccagaagcttgggaggctgaggcaagaggaccgcaagtttgagtccagcctcagcaacttagcgaggccctaagcaacttagcaacaaccggtctcaaaataaaggtGGGAGGAGGCTGAAGtggtagttcagaggtagagcgcttgcctagcatgtgtgagacactgggtttgattctcagcaccccatataaataaataaaaggttcatTGACCactaaagtaatatttttaaaaaatcaagaatttaaaaaagggagttggggatgtggctccatggttaagcatccccgggttcaatccccagtacccaaaaccaaaataaaaatgtaaaaccacaCAGTACAAAAAGCTGCGGCTGCCGTTTGCTGCTTTCAATTATAGATAATCGACGATGGGCAGTTCCACAGCCATGAATCTGACCCAGAGAACCTGGGCAGCTGGATGGGCTGGTGTTTACACAGCTTCTGTGCTGATGTCACTCTGAAAGTACTGACCCGGTTAATCCTGGAAGAACCCTGTGGGCCCGCCCTAATGCCACCGAGGTGCACCTGGAGGCGCTGAGGACTCGCAGCTGGGCTGGTGGCGGGAGTGTGGGTGTCGGGGTGGGCGTGCATGACCAGGCTGGTGTGCGCTGGCCTGCCCACGCTCCCCCAGGTCAGTGTGGTGACCCTCTCCTGGGTGGCCCTGGGAGGGTGGACGGGATGGGGCCCCAGCCTGGGTGGCCCGCGGGTGCTGGGACCAACTCACTTCTTCCCCACGAGGAACTTGTGCAGGGGCCCGCCGCCGGCCATCTCCATGACCAGCATGAGCGCCTCGGCCTGGCACACACCAATGAGCCGCACGATGTAGGGGTTGTCCAGCTGGTGCATGATCTGCGCCTCCCGCATCATCTCGTCCTTGTCCGCCTTCTCCGTGCTCTGCTTCAGCACCTTGATGGCCACGTCGATCTGCTTCCTGCCCGGGGCACGGGCGATGGGGGGCGCATGCCTGGGTCAGCCACGTCCTGCCCTCCTatccctctcccacccccagggACGCCTCCAGCAAGCAGCACCCCCGTCCCCGAGTCTGCTCCCGCTGCCCCCAGCACAGTGATGTCCCTGAGGGGACCTCAAGCATGGCCATACTTGCGCATGCGGTAGACTCCTTGGCGCACGGAGCCAAAGTTGCCATAGCCAAGTTCAATGTCGGCCACGAGGAGGTTCTCGCGCTTCAGGAAGAGCTTCTTGTCCTTGAGCTCCTCGGGGTCGCTGTAGGGGCTCTCGTACACACTTGTGTCCATGGGCATCGGCCGCTGCTTGTCTGAGGTTGCCAGGCGTGCTGGGCACACACACAGGGTGCTCCCAGGTCAGAGGCAGAgaggggggcagggtggggagggcggGGCAGCCTCAGCCCCACGAGGCAGGTGCCCTGGACACACATGGCCCGGCGCGGGCAGGATGCAGATGCACATGAGGAGGTGTATGCTTGTGAGTGTCACTTGCACACACGCTCCTGTCACATCTGAGGGTGCCCCATGAAACCATGTGGAAGAGACTCAGGAGGCACGTGCAGGGGTAGCCACACATCCCCAGGGGGTGCCAGCTggagtgtgcacatgtgtgtgttcatgtgtgcacacctgtgcTGGGCCTGCCTGTGTCCAGGTATGTACCTCCCAACTGAGTCCTCTGGAGGAGAGTGCCCGTGTGCACACCCACGGAGCACAGACCCACCTGCACCCACGTGCACTGGTGTGTACCCACCCATGGAACTCGGGAGCACCTGAGACAGCGCCCAGGAGCTGGCTCTGCCCGGTTTCAAGCCCTGGCCGCCTGTCTGCCCCTTCCCCTCTGCCAATCACCAGGACCACTTCCCACGGCCCTCGGGGGATTCAAGGAACTCTCACACAGCAACCAGGGAATGTGACAGGCACCAGCGCATGGTCAGCACTCCAAAAATGTGGGTCTGTCCACAGGGAGTCCCCAGGTGGCCAGGGTTTGTCCCCTGGGTTGGCACGCACTGGGACACACAGGTGCATGGGCAGGTGTGGTGGGCATGGGCTAGGGCCACAGGCTGGCCTCATCCTCCCCTGCTgaggccacagcccagccctggacCCTGCTCAGCTGGGCAGGAGGACACGGCCCACACCTCCACCTCTGCCAGCTCACCTGGCTCAGGGGTGTATCCATCGGAGTTGAGGGTGTCCACCCGTCTCTGAGCCTGGAGATCACAGGGTCGGCAGCAGTCAGTGGGGCCCAAGCCGGGGTGCCCAGCCCCTCTCCTGAGGCCAGGACCTGCTGAGGACTCCCCAGGAATGGTGCTGCGGAGACCCCTGCGTGGCAACCCCTCTCCACGCCTGCTGGCCCCGGAGCCTGCCCGCCCGGCGCTgagtccccagccccaggacccgGCTGACTCACCTGCGTGAACGTGGACGGGTGGGCTGGGAGAGTGGGTGCAGCGGCCCCTGAAGGAGCAGAAGGGACAGTGAGGGAGGGGTGGGGCCTCGTGCCCCCCCAGCCCCGGGTGCCACTCACCTGCCGCTGCGCTGGCGCTGGTGTTGGGACAGGCCTCCTTCAGGCAGTAGATGAGGCCGTCGGCCTTCAGCTTCAGGTACTCTACCAACTGCGGGAGCAGGCGTCAGGCAGGGCCCTCCTGACGGGGAGCCGAGGGCCATGGCGTCCCCCCGGAACAGGGTCCTACCTGCCACAGCGTGTCGAACTTGGTGCCCTAGGGGATGCAGTACTTGCCGGCCTTGTCCTGGCTGATCAGGTAGTGGTACACTGTCTTCCCGTAGATGAGGGACAGCGCATATGTGCCCTGCTCCTTCCGGGGCCTCAGCCTGGAGGGGTGGCGGGGAGGGATGTCACCGTACGTCACCTGGGAGACCCCCACTGTGCCTCTGGTCCCCACACACCACCCTACAGGCTCCATATCCTGGAACCACTTGGAGaagtggcagaggctggggaagaTGAGGCCGGCCTCCCTCGGCCTCTGTGCCTTCTGGTGACGGACAGGCTGTCGGGAGAGGCAGTTGGGAGGACAGCGGCTGGGTCTGCAGGGCAGCACACGGCTGTCCAGGGGCAGACGTGTGGCCATTCATGGGGGTTACTGACCACCCACGGCGGACACTCGGCCACCCATGACTGGATGCTCAGCCGCGGGGTGGGCATCTGGGGGGCCACCTGGTCCTCTGCCACCCGCACCCAGCCATCGGGGAGGTTCACTGAGACTCGTACCCACGGACAGTTGGCCATCGATGGCAGATGCAAAGCCACCTCCCAGGGGACACTCAGCCTGCAGCAGGCAGACTTAACACCAGTCTCTTGGGGAGATGTGGAAGTCATTTCTACCCAGACCACACAGGGAGGGCCATTGTGACAAGCTCTCGGTGGCCCGGTCATCGTTCTAGGCCCGAATCCCTGTCCCAGAACCGGCCAGCTGCAGGCTTGTCCCCGACCCGCCCTGGGATTGCTGGGGATGTCCCTCTTGCCCTGCCTACCATGGGCCTCTGGCGCAGCCACCTTGACCTCCAGCCCCCACCCTACAAGCTGCCCGCCCCGTTCTCAGCCTCAGGGACTGGTTTCTGTCCAAAGCCTGCCTTGGCCAGCTCTCCAGGAGCCTGGCTCCCGTCGCCTTCCCTGCTCTCTGGACAGTCCCTAGAATGAGGCACCGTCACCCACACTGACACTTTTCCAGCTGTTTCCCATGCCACTGGCCATGCCCAGATCCAGGCTCCCCCCAGCTGCCACTCCCCCTGCCCACGCTGGTCCTCTGTGCCTCCTGACAGTGCCGACAGCTGCTCGGAGCCACTGGCCCTGGGTTTCCTAAGGTCCTCGCCTCCCCATTGGCTGGCCAACCCCAAGCCAGCCAGGGCTGCTGTGGGCCCGCTTGTCCTCAGGGCAGTAGAATCCTTGGTCAAAGAGGCTGGAATGTGGAAGCTGAAGCCACAAACAGGTCAAAGCCACGTCACGGCTGACGCTGAAGCCAGCCTGGGGACTCGGggtccctcctgctcctcctgccccggGACATGGGAGGGGCGGATCCTTCCGTGGATGGGGGTGAGTGCGAGATGGCAAGGCTCAGAGGACGGGAGgcgggaggagaagggaagagcaAGGCAGAGATCTGCAGATGAAAAGCCGCACTGGGGACTTGAAGCCAGAGGAAGACACCCCAGCCACgagagcagggaaagaggaatTCATATTTGATGAAGGAGAAGccgaggaggaggaaagaaagcgCTGCAGTAACAGAGAGAGCCGAGGGACCCCCAGCAGGTGCCGTGCTCGTGagcaggtggggcagggctgtgCGCATTGCCACCCAGTGTCAGTGACATCCGAGCATCACAGCTGCGGTCGGGGGTGCAGCATCTGGTCAAGGAGATGCGACACGTGGCCCAGCATCTCCATGCATGAGGAGGTGGAGCGCTCCAGACACCCCAGGTGGAGGTCCTGCTGTCCACTGTCCAAACAGAAAGAAAGCTGGCCCCAGTGCTGGCCCGTGCTCAAGATGCCCACGCCTTCTTCATGACCCCCTGGCTCCGATCTTCTGATTGATAGGCTACAAAACTCACCATCCTCACCCCTCTCCCTTGAGTAGTCCCTCCTCCACAGTGACTTTGGTTTTGGACATGTGACCTGCTCAGTCAAGAGGACATCAGTAGCAGAGGTCTGGAAAGCCCTGCGTCTTGGAACCTGCCCATCTGGCTATTCTTGAGAAACCTACAACCTGCACCATGTGAATGAGCCCAGGCTAGCCCAGTGGACAACGAGGCTCCACAGCCAGCTCGTTCCTCATCCCCATCACTGAGCATGGCCATCCCAACGTATTTGGTCCCAACCCAAATGAGAACTGCTCAGCTTGCTCACAGGATTGTGAGAAGTAATAAACTGCATGTTGCTCTGAGCCAATAAGTCGTGGGCAAGTTTGTTAAACAGCAAAAGCTAACTGATACAAATGCAAAGGTTTTCCCTTGGAGAAAATAGCCCTAACTCAAAAGTTATTGAAAAGCTGTCTTGCAGCAGCTTTTAAACAGCAATCAATCAAGGGGTCCCTCAAAATCCTTGGAAATGTCACTCCACTGTGCAGCCTAAATCTATGAgttagggtaaaaaaaaaaaaaagtattatttcatCAGCTGCCAGTGGAATCTTGGGAGGGGA belongs to Urocitellus parryii isolate mUroPar1 chromosome 12 unlocalized genomic scaffold, mUroPar1.hap1 SUPER_12_unloc_3, whole genome shotgun sequence and includes:
- the LOC144251271 gene encoding LOW QUALITY PROTEIN: tyrosine-protein kinase ZAP-70-like (The sequence of the model RefSeq protein was modified relative to this genomic sequence to represent the inferred CDS: substituted 1 base at 1 genomic stop codon) gives rise to the protein MPDPAAHLPFSRAEAEEHLKLAGMAYGLFLLRQCLRSLGGYVLSLVHDVRFHHFSIERQLNGTYAIAGGKAHCGPAELCEFYSRDPDGLPCNLRKPCNRPAGMEPQPGVFDCLRDAMVRDYVRQTWKLEGEALEQAIISQAPQVEKLIATMAHERMPWYHSSLTREEAERKLYSGSQTDGKFLLRPRKEQGTYALSLIYGKTVYHYLISQDKAGKYCIPXGTKFDTLWQLVEYLKLKADGLIYCLKEACPNTSASAAAGAAAPTLPAHPSTFTQAQRRVDTLNSDGYTPEPARLATSDKQRPMPMDTSVYESPYSDPEELKDKKLFLKRENLLVADIELGYGNFGSVRQGVYRMRKKQIDVAIKVLKQSTEKADKDEMMREAQIMHQLDNPYIVRLIGVCQAEALMLVMEMAGGGPLHKFLVGKKEEVPISNVAELLHQVSMGMKYLEEKNFVHLDLAARNVLLVNRHYAKISDFGLSKALGADDSYYTARSAGKWPLKCINFRKFSSRSDVWSYGVTMWEAFSYGQKPYKKMKGPEVLDFIKQGKRMECPPECPPEMYALMSDCWIYKWEDCPNFQMVEQRMRTYYYSLASKAEEPGQNGQGVEAPCA